The Oxyura jamaicensis isolate SHBP4307 breed ruddy duck chromosome 8, BPBGC_Ojam_1.0, whole genome shotgun sequence genome has a segment encoding these proteins:
- the AKR1A1 gene encoding aldo-keto reductase family 1 member A1 isoform X1 — translation MAKMSAACDFVTLCTGQKMPLIGLGTWKSEPGQVKEAVKYALSVGYRHVDCAAAYSNEAEIGEAFQESVGPNKVIKREDLFVTSKLWNTKHHPEDVEPALRKTLGDLKLDYLDLYLMHWPHAFERGDNLFPKNPDGTMRYDYTDYKDTWKAMEKLVEKGLAKAIGLSNFNSRQIDDILSVATVKPAVLQVECHPYLAQNELIAHCQKKGLVVTAYSPLGSPDRMWKHPDEPVLLEEPGIKKLAEKYSKSPAQIILRWQVQRKVVTIPKSVTPARILQNLQVFDFSLTEEEMSHIGSLNKNWRYIVPMLTVNGKLVPRDAGHPHYPFNDPY, via the exons atg GCAAAAATGTCTGCAGCATGTGACTTCGTTACACTCTGCACTGGGCAGAAGATGCCTCTCATAGGACTGGGAACCTGGAAAAGTGAACCTGGCCAG GTGAAAGAAGCAGTGAAATACGCCCTAAGTGTGGGTTATCGCCACGTTGATTGTGCAGCAGCTTACAGCAACGAAGCTGAGATCGGTGAGGCTTTCCAGGAAAGCGTTGGACCCAACAAG GTTATTAAAAGGGAGGACCTGTTTGTAACATCAAAGCTGTGGAACACCAAGCACCACCCAGAAGATGTAGAGCCAGCACTAAGGAAAACACTTGGAGATTTGAAACTGGATTACTTGGACCTGTACCTCATGCACTGGCCTCATGCCTTTGA ACGAGGGGACAATCTCTTCCCGAAGAATCCCGATGGCACAATGCGGTATGATTACACTGATTACAAGGATACCTGGAAGGCTATGGAGAAGCTTGTAGAAAAAGGTCTTGCAAAAGCCATTGGGCTGTCAAACTTCAACAGTCGTCAGATTGATGATATATTAAGTGTGGCTACTGTCAAACCAGCTGTGCTCCAG GTAGAATGTCATCCGTACCTAGCTCAGAATGAGCTGATAGCTCACTGCCAGAAAAAAGGACTGGTTGTTACTGCCTACAGTCCCCTGGGTTCTCCAGATCGCATGTGGAAACACCCAGATGAGCCTGTGCTTCTAGAGGAACCTGGGATCAAAAAACTggcagaaaaatacagcaagtcACCCGCGCAGATCATCCTCAG ATGGCAAGTGCAGCGTAAAGTGGTTACCATTCCCAAGAGCGTCACTCCCGCTCGCATTCTGCAGAATCTTCAG GTGTTTGATTTCAGTCTCACAGAAGAGGAGATGAGCCACATTGGAAGCCTGAACAAAAACTGGCGTTACATTGTGCCAATGCTTACG GTGAATGGGAAGCTAGTACCAAGAGATGCTGGACACCCCCATTACCCCTTCAATGACCCCTATTAA
- the AKR1A1 gene encoding aldo-keto reductase family 1 member A1 isoform X2, whose amino-acid sequence MSAACDFVTLCTGQKMPLIGLGTWKSEPGQVKEAVKYALSVGYRHVDCAAAYSNEAEIGEAFQESVGPNKVIKREDLFVTSKLWNTKHHPEDVEPALRKTLGDLKLDYLDLYLMHWPHAFERGDNLFPKNPDGTMRYDYTDYKDTWKAMEKLVEKGLAKAIGLSNFNSRQIDDILSVATVKPAVLQVECHPYLAQNELIAHCQKKGLVVTAYSPLGSPDRMWKHPDEPVLLEEPGIKKLAEKYSKSPAQIILRWQVQRKVVTIPKSVTPARILQNLQVFDFSLTEEEMSHIGSLNKNWRYIVPMLTVNGKLVPRDAGHPHYPFNDPY is encoded by the exons ATGTCTGCAGCATGTGACTTCGTTACACTCTGCACTGGGCAGAAGATGCCTCTCATAGGACTGGGAACCTGGAAAAGTGAACCTGGCCAG GTGAAAGAAGCAGTGAAATACGCCCTAAGTGTGGGTTATCGCCACGTTGATTGTGCAGCAGCTTACAGCAACGAAGCTGAGATCGGTGAGGCTTTCCAGGAAAGCGTTGGACCCAACAAG GTTATTAAAAGGGAGGACCTGTTTGTAACATCAAAGCTGTGGAACACCAAGCACCACCCAGAAGATGTAGAGCCAGCACTAAGGAAAACACTTGGAGATTTGAAACTGGATTACTTGGACCTGTACCTCATGCACTGGCCTCATGCCTTTGA ACGAGGGGACAATCTCTTCCCGAAGAATCCCGATGGCACAATGCGGTATGATTACACTGATTACAAGGATACCTGGAAGGCTATGGAGAAGCTTGTAGAAAAAGGTCTTGCAAAAGCCATTGGGCTGTCAAACTTCAACAGTCGTCAGATTGATGATATATTAAGTGTGGCTACTGTCAAACCAGCTGTGCTCCAG GTAGAATGTCATCCGTACCTAGCTCAGAATGAGCTGATAGCTCACTGCCAGAAAAAAGGACTGGTTGTTACTGCCTACAGTCCCCTGGGTTCTCCAGATCGCATGTGGAAACACCCAGATGAGCCTGTGCTTCTAGAGGAACCTGGGATCAAAAAACTggcagaaaaatacagcaagtcACCCGCGCAGATCATCCTCAG ATGGCAAGTGCAGCGTAAAGTGGTTACCATTCCCAAGAGCGTCACTCCCGCTCGCATTCTGCAGAATCTTCAG GTGTTTGATTTCAGTCTCACAGAAGAGGAGATGAGCCACATTGGAAGCCTGAACAAAAACTGGCGTTACATTGTGCCAATGCTTACG GTGAATGGGAAGCTAGTACCAAGAGATGCTGGACACCCCCATTACCCCTTCAATGACCCCTATTAA
- the NASP gene encoding nuclear autoantigenic sperm protein isoform X2 yields MQSSAVAAAPCVEPASASPTRMEEELAAPSTSADKADGMDVDGESKKLLGLGQKHLVMGNIPAAVNAFQEAASLLGKKYGETADECAEAFFYYGKSLLELARMENGVLGNALEGVQVEEEGEKAEDDSTLPAADEEAREELREQVYNAMGEKEEAKKSTEGTPVLTEKEVKTEDVEMEDGTEEKPREEATADMDVKLEEPKEKAEASAEKELISEEQKQQIAVEKTTTKEEVAVEEKAVEKEQNTKHEEEVAEATEEKDRVTEVSDKEPKAAVEEAKSTEAPVEEKGEAGEQMTEATEKEAAVKKGKAIEGQAEAAVEEKALSQEVTAEGQAAVPAEQKEAAEGQAEAAEQKKAEEKEPAETAAEEKPAESKETEPSKEPVPTESSEPSNDVEEKAEGAAKVEKEEKKDDLMEEGEGAKVEKEEKDDLMEEGEETEESEEEDKENDKAEDDKENELTVEDKSLQESEEEEIGNLELAWDMLELAKVIYKRKETKEAQLHAAQAHLKLGEVSIESENYVQAIEEFQACLALQQKYLEAHDRLLAESHYQLALAYHYNSQFDEAVLQFGKSVEVIDKRMAMLTERIKKAESGSPEDEKEIEELKGLLPEIKEKIEDSKESQKSARVAELALKATLVGTTSGFAQSEDSGSVSTIPVRKAADGASQCVTDISHLVRKKTEKRPQAESGATVESTV; encoded by the exons ATGCAATCCTCGGCCGTCGCCGCTGCCCCCTGCGTCGAGCCCGCGTCGGCCTCCCCGACTAG GATGGAAGAGGAACTGGCCGCCCCCTCCACCTCCGCCGACAAAGCAGACGG TATGGATGTGGATGGAGAGTCCAAGAAACTGTTGGGTTTAGGACAGAAACACTTGGTAATGGGGAATATTCCGGCTGCTGTTAATGCATTCCAGGAAGCTGCAAGCTTACT GGGTAAAAAATATGGTGAGACAGCGGATGAGTGtgcagaagcttttttttattatggaaAATCTCTCCTGGAGTTGGCAAG AATGGAAAACGGTGTATTGGGAAATGCCTTAGAAGGGGTGCAAGttgaagaggaaggagagaaagctGAAGATGATTCCACCTTACCGGCTGCTGATG AAGAAGCAAGGGAGGAGTTGAGAGAACAGGTATATAACGccatgggggaaaaagaagaggcCAAAAAGTCTACAGAAGGAACTCCAGTACTGACTGAGAAGGAAGTCAAAACAGAGGATGTGGAAATGGAAGATGGGACGGAAGAAAAGCCAAGGGAAGAAGCAACTGCTGACATGGACGTAAAGCTTGAAGAGCCTAAAGAGAAGGCAGAGGCTTCTGCggaaaaagaattaatttcagaagagcaaaagcagcagataGCTGTGGAAAAGACGACTACAAAAGAGGAGGTAGCTGTGGAAGAGAAGGCAGTGGAAAAAGAGCAGAATACAAAGCATGAAGAGGAGGTAGCAGAGGCAACTGAGGAGAAGGACAGGGTGACAGAAGTGTCGGACAAGGAGCCAAAGGCAGCTGTGGAAGAGGCTAAGTCTACAGAAGCACCTGtggaagagaagggagaggcaggagagcagatgacagaagcaacagaaaaagaggCAGCCGTCAAAAAGGGCAAGGCTATAGAAGGGCAGGCAGAGGCGGCCGTGGAAGAGAAGGCGCTGTCACAAGAAGTGACAGCGGAAGGGCAGGCAGCCGTCCCTGCGGAGCagaaagaagctgcagaagggcaggcagaggcagctgagCAGAAGAAGGCGGAGGAGAAAGAGCCAGCAGAGacagctgcagaagagaaacCAGCTGAATCTAAAGAGACAGAGCCCTCAAAGGAACCAGTGCCCACAGAGAGCAGTGAACCATCTAATGATGTGGAAGAGAAGGCTGAAGGAGCAGCTAAGgtagagaaagaggaaaagaaagatgaccTGATGGAAGAGGGTGAAGGTGCTAAggtagaaaaagaagagaaagatgacCTGATGGAAGAGGGAGAAG AAACAGAAGAATCTGAAgaggaagataaagaaaatgataaagCTGAAGATGATAAGGAGAATGAATTGACAGTGGAAGACAAG TCTTTACAGGAaagtgaggaggaagaaattgGAAACCTTGAGCTAGCCTGGGACATGCTGGAGTTAGCAAAAGTCATCTACAAGAG aAAAGAAACGAAAGAAGCTCAGCTCCATGCGGCTCAGGCTCATCTAAAGCTAGGAGAAGTCAGCATTGAATCTG AAAACTATGTGCAGGCTATAGAGGAGTTCCAGGCCTGTCTGGCCCTGCAGCAGAAATACCTGGAGGCTCACGACCGCCTGCTGGCTGAAAGCCACTACCAGCTGGCGCTGGCCTACCACTACAACAGCCAGTTCGACGAGGCAGTGCTGCAGTTTGGCAAGTCCGTAGAAGTCATCGACAAGAGAATGG CAATGCTTACTGAACGAATAAAGAAGGCAGAAAGTGGGTCCCCTGAAGATGAGAAGGAGATCGAAGAATTAAAAGGACTTCTCcctgaaatcaaagaaaagatAGAGGATTCTAAGGAGTCTCAAAAGAGTGCAAGAGTAGCTGAGCTGGCACTGAAAGCAACTCTG GTTGGAACTACGTCTGGCTTTGCACAAAGTGAAGACAGTGGTTCAGTTTCCACA ATTCCagtaagaaaagcagcagatggaGCATCTCAGTGTGTTACAGACATCTCTCACCTGGTCAGGAAAAAG acAGAGAAGAGGCCACAAGCAGAATCAGGGGCTACAGTTGAAAGCACAGTATGA
- the NASP gene encoding nuclear autoantigenic sperm protein isoform X1: protein MQSSAVAAAPCVEPASASPTRMEEELAAPSTSADKADGMDVDGESKKLLGLGQKHLVMGNIPAAVNAFQEAASLLGKKYGETADECAEAFFYYGKSLLELARMENGVLGNALEGVQVEEEGEKAEDDSTLPAADEEAREELREQVYNAMGEKEEAKKSTEGTPVLTEKEVKTEDVEMEDGTEEKPREEATADMDVKLEEPKEKAEASAEKELISEEQKQQIAVEKTTTKEEVAVEEKAVEKEQNTKHEEEVAEATEEKDRVTEVSDKEPKAAVEEAKSTEAPVEEKGEAGEQMTEATEKEAAVKKGKAIEGQAEAAVEEKALSQEVTAEGQAAVPAEQKEAAEGQAEAAEQKKAEEKEPAETAAEEKPAESKETEPSKEPVPTESSEPSNDVEEKAEGAAKVEKEEKKDDLMEEGEGAKVEKEEKDDLMEEGEETEESEEEDKENDKAEDDKENELTVEDKSLQESEEEEIGNLELAWDMLELAKVIYKRKETKEAQLHAAQAHLKLGEVSIESENYVQAIEEFQACLALQQKYLEAHDRLLAESHYQLALAYHYNSQFDEAVLQFGKSVEVIDKRMAMLTERIKKAESGSPEDEKEIEELKGLLPEIKEKIEDSKESQKSARVAELALKATLVGTTSGFAQSEDSGSVSTIPVRKAADGASQCVTDISHLVRKKRKPEEETHQGDNEAKKSKPELAVNGGAGDAAPSGNEVAEKMEEETEKRPQAESGATVESTV, encoded by the exons ATGCAATCCTCGGCCGTCGCCGCTGCCCCCTGCGTCGAGCCCGCGTCGGCCTCCCCGACTAG GATGGAAGAGGAACTGGCCGCCCCCTCCACCTCCGCCGACAAAGCAGACGG TATGGATGTGGATGGAGAGTCCAAGAAACTGTTGGGTTTAGGACAGAAACACTTGGTAATGGGGAATATTCCGGCTGCTGTTAATGCATTCCAGGAAGCTGCAAGCTTACT GGGTAAAAAATATGGTGAGACAGCGGATGAGTGtgcagaagcttttttttattatggaaAATCTCTCCTGGAGTTGGCAAG AATGGAAAACGGTGTATTGGGAAATGCCTTAGAAGGGGTGCAAGttgaagaggaaggagagaaagctGAAGATGATTCCACCTTACCGGCTGCTGATG AAGAAGCAAGGGAGGAGTTGAGAGAACAGGTATATAACGccatgggggaaaaagaagaggcCAAAAAGTCTACAGAAGGAACTCCAGTACTGACTGAGAAGGAAGTCAAAACAGAGGATGTGGAAATGGAAGATGGGACGGAAGAAAAGCCAAGGGAAGAAGCAACTGCTGACATGGACGTAAAGCTTGAAGAGCCTAAAGAGAAGGCAGAGGCTTCTGCggaaaaagaattaatttcagaagagcaaaagcagcagataGCTGTGGAAAAGACGACTACAAAAGAGGAGGTAGCTGTGGAAGAGAAGGCAGTGGAAAAAGAGCAGAATACAAAGCATGAAGAGGAGGTAGCAGAGGCAACTGAGGAGAAGGACAGGGTGACAGAAGTGTCGGACAAGGAGCCAAAGGCAGCTGTGGAAGAGGCTAAGTCTACAGAAGCACCTGtggaagagaagggagaggcaggagagcagatgacagaagcaacagaaaaagaggCAGCCGTCAAAAAGGGCAAGGCTATAGAAGGGCAGGCAGAGGCGGCCGTGGAAGAGAAGGCGCTGTCACAAGAAGTGACAGCGGAAGGGCAGGCAGCCGTCCCTGCGGAGCagaaagaagctgcagaagggcaggcagaggcagctgagCAGAAGAAGGCGGAGGAGAAAGAGCCAGCAGAGacagctgcagaagagaaacCAGCTGAATCTAAAGAGACAGAGCCCTCAAAGGAACCAGTGCCCACAGAGAGCAGTGAACCATCTAATGATGTGGAAGAGAAGGCTGAAGGAGCAGCTAAGgtagagaaagaggaaaagaaagatgaccTGATGGAAGAGGGTGAAGGTGCTAAggtagaaaaagaagagaaagatgacCTGATGGAAGAGGGAGAAG AAACAGAAGAATCTGAAgaggaagataaagaaaatgataaagCTGAAGATGATAAGGAGAATGAATTGACAGTGGAAGACAAG TCTTTACAGGAaagtgaggaggaagaaattgGAAACCTTGAGCTAGCCTGGGACATGCTGGAGTTAGCAAAAGTCATCTACAAGAG aAAAGAAACGAAAGAAGCTCAGCTCCATGCGGCTCAGGCTCATCTAAAGCTAGGAGAAGTCAGCATTGAATCTG AAAACTATGTGCAGGCTATAGAGGAGTTCCAGGCCTGTCTGGCCCTGCAGCAGAAATACCTGGAGGCTCACGACCGCCTGCTGGCTGAAAGCCACTACCAGCTGGCGCTGGCCTACCACTACAACAGCCAGTTCGACGAGGCAGTGCTGCAGTTTGGCAAGTCCGTAGAAGTCATCGACAAGAGAATGG CAATGCTTACTGAACGAATAAAGAAGGCAGAAAGTGGGTCCCCTGAAGATGAGAAGGAGATCGAAGAATTAAAAGGACTTCTCcctgaaatcaaagaaaagatAGAGGATTCTAAGGAGTCTCAAAAGAGTGCAAGAGTAGCTGAGCTGGCACTGAAAGCAACTCTG GTTGGAACTACGTCTGGCTTTGCACAAAGTGAAGACAGTGGTTCAGTTTCCACA ATTCCagtaagaaaagcagcagatggaGCATCTCAGTGTGTTACAGACATCTCTCACCTGGTCAGGAAAAAG AGGAAACCAGAGGAGGAGACTCACCAGGGAGACAATGAAGCTAAGAAATCTAAACCAGAACTGGCTGTCAATGGTGGTGCTGGTGATGCTGCCCCCAGTGGAAATGAGGTTgcagaaaaaatggaagaggag acAGAGAAGAGGCCACAAGCAGAATCAGGGGCTACAGTTGAAAGCACAGTATGA
- the CCDC17 gene encoding coiled-coil domain-containing protein 17 gives MAFSSRPLLRAHQERLCVGTPMDSGSHGPRGDQGRARRLQDPSGEPSQQPAVPQGHPRAPELLEAHKHHVAEIQARTQQLEQQRAELCRRLAVLADEQLQLKPRRSPEALRGLSTLPGEAPRLLPRKAPRCPQLAHFHPRTALHLNALLPPAGPLAAEASGGHDAAILAQLLDLQVEATALEKRAAQRTECRRAGTQDLDAMLLAVELENQRLEDELLALKVRKARQADASLLAAQQHMEDLAQLQAEVGMLRRQAEGTGPRAIPPVFPPPQLPPARSLPGFHMEPPGPALGPSHPPAPSRPPAAPSLSTIPIAALEDPPPAREPPAEHGNPWRHIPSHF, from the exons ATGGCGTTCAGCTCCCGGCCGCTGCTGCGGGCACACCAGGAGCGGCTCTGCGTGGGGACACCGATGGACAGCGGCTCCCATGGCCCCAGGGGGGACCAGGGCAGggccaggaggctgcaggaccCCTCG GGagagcccagccagcagccGGCCGTGCCACAGGGGCACCCACGGGCACCAGAGCTCCTGGAAGCCCACAAGCACCACGTGGCTGAAATCCAGGCCAGGacccagcagctggagcagcagagagcag aGCTCTGCCGGCGCCTGGCAGTGCTGGCGgatgagcagctgcagctgaagccCAGGCGATCCCCAGAGGCACTGCGGG GCCTCAGCACCCTGCCGGGGGAAGCACCCAGGCTGCTCCCCAGGAAGGCTCCCAGGTGCCCCCAGTTGGCCCATTTCCACCCCAGGACCGCCCTCCACCTCAATGCCCTCCTGCCGCCCGCCGGGCCGCTTGCTGCTGAGGCCAG TGGTGGCCATGACGCGGCCATCCTGGCTCAGCTGCTCGACCTCCAGGTGGAGGCCACAGCTCTGGAGAAAAGGGCAGCGCAGAGGACAG AGTGCCGCAGGGCTGGCACGCAGGACCTTGATGCCATGCTGCTGGCCGTGGAGCTGGAGAACCAGCGGCTGGAGGATGAGCTCCTGGCACTGAAGGTCCGGAAGGCGAGGCAAGCTGATGCCA gcttGCTGGCGGCCCAGCAGCACATGGAGGACctggcccagctgcaggcagaggtggggaTGCTGAGGCGCCAGGCGGAGGGGACGGGGCCGCGGGCGATCCCCCCTGTCTTcccacctccccagctcccGCCAGCCCGATCTCTGCCGGGGTTTCACATG gagcCTCCAGGACCAGCCCTGGGGCCCAgccaccccccagcccccagccgcCCGCCTGCCGCCCCCAGCCTCTCCACCATCCCCATTGCAGCCCTGGAGGACCCCCCTCCTGCTCGGGAGCCGCCAGCAGAGCATGGAAACCCCTGGAG ACACATCCCAAGCCACTTTTAG